In a single window of the Eleginops maclovinus isolate JMC-PN-2008 ecotype Puerto Natales chromosome 6, JC_Emac_rtc_rv5, whole genome shotgun sequence genome:
- the LOC134865779 gene encoding eotaxin-like — protein sequence MTFSLVITALLCFTTWMSTVHATYGPVSSCCRRVTDTKIHRQSIQDYTIQSEGICPITAIAFQTKDGSRICSDPNNGWAKRMIKIVDKKKQKQGSTSSITPAVSATSKKAPQKKCRNGKRRQGKKTKGGKKGQRKRT from the exons ATGACATTCAGCCTGGTGATAACCGCTCTTCTCTGCTTCACCACATGGATGAGCACGGTCCATGCAA ccTATGGACCAGTTTCCAGCTGTTGTCGCAGGGTGACTGATACGAAAATCCATAGGCAATCCATTCAGGATTACACCATTCAGTCAGAAGGCATCTGTCCAATCACAGCCATAGC GTTTCAGACAAAAGATGGAAGCAGGATTTGTTCTGACCCTAACAATGGCTGGGCAAAAAGAATGATTAAGATTGTggacaagaaaaaacaaaaacaaggatcAACAAGCAGCATCACACCAGCAGTGTCCGCTACATCAAAAAAGGCACCACAGAAGAAATGCAGAAATGGAAAAAGGCGCCAGGGGAAGAAGACCAAGGGAGGGAAGAAGGGGCAGAGAAAACGTACTTGA
- the LOC134866320 gene encoding C-C motif chemokine 19-like: MAPRGMIAVTAVLLCFILGLLGPAPTALGTHTGKACCRRYNRKPVPFQRIKGYREQTTKENCNIDAIIFYTVTKNEICATQEDGWVRKTLKLLSSKLKKMSKTDSTASKTAMRKTVSPAFKNEGGSFVSTTETFPYTTEDF, from the exons ATGGCTCCCAGAGGTATGATCGCCGTGACAGCAGTCCTCCTCTGCTTCATCCTGGGCCTGCTCGGTCCAGCTCCAACTGCCC TGGGAACCCATACGGGCAAAGCCTGTTGTAGGAGATACAATAGGAAGCCAGTTCCGTTCCAGCGTATAAAAGGCTACAGAGAGCAAACCACCAAGGAAAACTGCAACATCGATGCGATCAT TTTCTACACGGTCACGAAGAATGAGATATGTGCGACGCAGGAGGATGGGTGGGTGAGGAAGACTCTTAAATTACTCAG tTCAAAACTGAAGAAGATGTCCAAGACCGACTCTACTGCAAGTAAAACTGCGATGAGGAAAACTGTAAGCCCTGCGTTCAAGAATGAAGGTGGATCTTTTGTCAGTACCACAGAAACCTTCCCATACACTACGGAGGACTTCTAA